Proteins encoded by one window of Myxocyprinus asiaticus isolate MX2 ecotype Aquarium Trade chromosome 35, UBuf_Myxa_2, whole genome shotgun sequence:
- the LOC127426301 gene encoding RNA-binding protein 39-like isoform X3 — MADDLDIEAMLEAPYRKDDNKSLSTNGHEERSKKKKKSRTRSRSKSRERKRSRSRDHKKSHDRRRSRSRDRKRSRSKERRRSRSKERGGRYKAPFRRRSRSRSPFKKDKSPIRQPIDNLTPEERDARTVFCMQLAARIRPRDLEEFFSAVGKVRDVRIISDRNSRRSKGIAYIEFVDSTSVPLAIGLSGQRLLGVPIIVQASQAEKNRAAAMANNLQKGSSGPMRLYVGSLHFNITEDMLRGIFEPFGRIDSIQLMMDSETGRSKGYGFITFADAECAKKALEQLNGFELAGRPMKVGHVTERTDASTASSFLDNDELERTGIDLGTTGRLQLMARLAEGTGLQIPPAAQQALQMSGSMVAMAAATAAMNPGLSFNINVPTNQALNLPSQPIATHCFQLSNMFNPNSENDMGWEVEIQDDVIEECNKHGGVIHIYVDKKSAEGNVYVKCPTIPAAMAAVSALHGRWFGGKMITAAYVPLPTYHNLFPESVQATQLLMPSRR; from the exons ATGGCCGATGATTTGGACATTGAAGCGATGCTGGAGGCTCCATACAGAAAG GATGACAACAAGTCCTTAAGTACCAATGGCCACGAAGAACGGAGCAAGAA GAAAAAGAAGAGCAGGACTCGCAGCAGAAGCAAAAGCAGGGAGCGGAAAAGAAGCAGGAGCCGCGACCATAAGAAGAGTCATGACCGCAGAAGGAGCCGCAGCAGAGACCGGAAACGTAGCCGCAGCAAGGAGAGACGCCGTTCCAGGAGCAAGGAGCGTGGTGGACGCTACAAAGCTCCTTT CCGTAGAAGATCTAGAAGTCGCAGTCCTTTCAAGAAAGACAAAAGTCCTATAAG ACAGCCAATTGATAATCTCACCCCAGAGGAAAGGGATGCACGCACCGTGTTCTGCATGCAGCTGGCAGCCAGAATCCGACCACGAGACCTTGAGGAATTCTTCTCTGCAGTGGGAAAA GTAAGAGATGTGCGAATCATCTCTGACCGAAACTCCAGAAGATCCAAAGGAATTGCTTACATTGAGTTTGTGGATTCCACCTCTGTACCCTTGGCAATCGGCCTTTCTGGACAAAGACTTCTTGGAGTACCAATCATTGTCCAGGCTTCACAG GCTGAAAAGAACAGAGCAGCTGCAATGGCCAACAACTTGCAGAAGGGCAGTTCTGGACCTATGAGACTGTATGTTGGCTCATTGCATTTCAACATCACAGAGGACATGCTCAGAGGGATCTTTGAACCATTTGGAAGG attgaTAGTATTCAACTGATGATGGATAGTGAAACAGGAAGATCCAAAGGATATGGCTTTATCACA TTTGCTGATGCCGAATGTGCTAAGAAGGCTCTGGAACAGCTTAATGGCTTTGAGTTGGCTGGAAGACCAATGAAAGTGGGACATGTGACAGAGCGAACAGATGCCTCCACTGCCAGCTCCTTCCTGGACAATGATGAATTGGAAAGGACCGGCATTGATCTGGGAACCACTGGAAGGCTTCAACTCATGGCCAGACTAGCTGAAG gtacTGGTCTACAGATTCCACCCGCTGCACAGCAGGCTCTTCAGATGAGTGGCTCCATGGTAGCCATGGCTGCAGCTACTG ctgcTATGAACCCTGGACTGAGTTTTAACATTAATGTGCCCACAAACCAAGCTTTGAATCTACCGTCTCAACCAATTGCAACACACTGCTTCCAGCTCTCCAATATGTTCAATCCAAACTC AGAAAATGATATGGGCTGGGAAGTTGAAATTCAGGATGATGTCATTGAAGAGTGTAACAAACATGGTGGAGTCATACACATATATGTGGACAAGAAATCTGCGGAA GGAAATGTCTATGTGAAGTGTCCCACCATTCCTGCTGCCATGGCTGCAGTCAGTGCATTACATGGACGCTGGTTTGGAG gtaaAATGATCACAGCGGCTTATGTCCCTCTTCCCACATATCACAACCTTTTCCCAGAGTCAGTGCAAGCCACACAGCTTCTTATGCCCAGCCGCCGGTGA
- the LOC127426374 gene encoding cysteine desulfurase, mitochondrial-like isoform X1 produces MMNRTLARKLLGSMCGISSPRLSYAQTAVNAVQGQKELIKSRELEKDELRPLYMDFQATTPMDPRVLDAMLPYQVNYYGNPHSRTHAYGWESESAMEKARKQVADLIGADQREIVFTSGATESNNMSIKGVARFYKAKKKHIITTQTEHKCVLDSCRVLEAEGFDVTYLPVKSNGLIDLKQLEETIRPDTSLVSVMTVNNEIGVKQPIKDIGHLCRSKNVFFHTDAAQAAGKIPIDVSDWKVDLMSISAHKIYGPKGVGALYVRRRPRVRIEPLQNGGGQERGLRSGTVPTPLAVGLGAACEIAQQEMEYDHKHVAMLANRLIQKIMSEMADVMLNGDPEQRYPGCINLSFAYVEGESLLMALKDVALSSGSACTSASLEPSYVLRAMGTDEDLAHSSIRFGIGRFTTEEEVDYTAEKCIQQVKRLREMSPLWEMVQEGIDLKSIKWTQH; encoded by the exons ATGATGAACAGGACATTAGCAAGGAAACTTCTAGGCTCCATGTGTGGGATCTCCAGCCCTCGACTGAGCTACGCTCAAACAGCCGTGAACGCTGTGCAGGGACAGAAAG AGCTGATCAAAAGTAGGGAACTGGAAAAGGATGAGCTCAGACCTCTGTATATGGATTTTCAGGCCACCACACCCATG GACCCTAGGGTTTTGGATGCCATGCTACCCTATCAAGTGAATTACTACGGTAACCCACATTCCAGGACTCATGCTTACGGATGGGAGAGTGAGAGCGCCATGGAAAAAGCAAGAAAA CAAGTAGCAGATCTTATTGGTGCTGACcagagagagattgtgtttaCCAGTGGTGCGACCGAGTCCAACAATATGTCAATCAAA GGTGTTGCCCGGTTTTATAAGGCTAAGAAAAAGCACATCATCACCACACAGACCGAACACAAGTGTGTGCTGGATTCTTGCCGTGTTCTGGAGGCAGAGGGTTTTGATGTAACCTATTTACCTGTGAAAAGTAATGGGCTCATTGACTTAAAG caattAGAGGAAACAATCCGTCCTGATACAAGCTTGGTGTCAGTCATGACTGTCAACAATGAGATTGGTGTCAAACAACCAATCAAAGACATAG GTCATCTGTGTAGATCCAAGAATGTGTTCTTCCACACCGATGCTGCCCAGGCTGCTGGAAAGATTCCCATTGATGTCAGTGACTGGAAAGTGGATCTGATGTCCATAAGTGCCCATAAGATCTACGGGCCCAAAG GAGTTGGGGCTTTGTATGTCAGGAGAAGGCCCAGAGTTCGTATTGAGCCTTTGCAGAATGGAGGTGGTCAGGAAAGGGGCCTACGTTCAGGTACTGTGCCCACACCTCTAGCAGTGGGCCTCGGAGCTGCCTGTGAGATCGCCCAGCAAGAGATGGAG TATGATCACAAGCATGTGGCGATGCTTGCGAATCGCCTCATTCAGAAGATCATGTCTGAGATGGCTGATGTTATGTTGAATGGAGACCCAGAGCAGAGGTACCCAG gttGCATTAATTTATCATTTGCCTACGTTGAGGGGGAGAGTCTGTTGATGGCCCTAAAAGATGTTGCGCTTTCATCGGGAAG TGCCTGCACTTCTGCTTCCTTGGAGCCCTCATATGTACTCAGGGCAATGGGAACAGATGAGGACTTGGCACACTCTTCTATTAG GTTTGGAATCGGAAGATTTACTACAGAGGAGGAAGTAGACTACACAGCGGAGAAGTGCATTCAGCAGGTCAAACGGCTAAGAGAGATGAG TCCTTTATGGGAGATGGTTCAGGAGGGCATTGATCTTAAGAGCATCAAATGGACCCAGCATTGA
- the LOC127426374 gene encoding cysteine desulfurase, mitochondrial-like isoform X2, with product MMNRTLARKLLGSMCGISSPRLSYAQTAVNAVQGQKELIKSRELEKDELRPLYMDFQATTPMDPRVLDAMLPYQVNYYGNPHSRTHAYGWESESAMEKARKQVADLIGADQREIVFTSGATESNNMSIKQLEETIRPDTSLVSVMTVNNEIGVKQPIKDIGHLCRSKNVFFHTDAAQAAGKIPIDVSDWKVDLMSISAHKIYGPKGVGALYVRRRPRVRIEPLQNGGGQERGLRSGTVPTPLAVGLGAACEIAQQEMEYDHKHVAMLANRLIQKIMSEMADVMLNGDPEQRYPGCINLSFAYVEGESLLMALKDVALSSGSACTSASLEPSYVLRAMGTDEDLAHSSIRFGIGRFTTEEEVDYTAEKCIQQVKRLREMSPLWEMVQEGIDLKSIKWTQH from the exons ATGATGAACAGGACATTAGCAAGGAAACTTCTAGGCTCCATGTGTGGGATCTCCAGCCCTCGACTGAGCTACGCTCAAACAGCCGTGAACGCTGTGCAGGGACAGAAAG AGCTGATCAAAAGTAGGGAACTGGAAAAGGATGAGCTCAGACCTCTGTATATGGATTTTCAGGCCACCACACCCATG GACCCTAGGGTTTTGGATGCCATGCTACCCTATCAAGTGAATTACTACGGTAACCCACATTCCAGGACTCATGCTTACGGATGGGAGAGTGAGAGCGCCATGGAAAAAGCAAGAAAA CAAGTAGCAGATCTTATTGGTGCTGACcagagagagattgtgtttaCCAGTGGTGCGACCGAGTCCAACAATATGTCAATCAAA caattAGAGGAAACAATCCGTCCTGATACAAGCTTGGTGTCAGTCATGACTGTCAACAATGAGATTGGTGTCAAACAACCAATCAAAGACATAG GTCATCTGTGTAGATCCAAGAATGTGTTCTTCCACACCGATGCTGCCCAGGCTGCTGGAAAGATTCCCATTGATGTCAGTGACTGGAAAGTGGATCTGATGTCCATAAGTGCCCATAAGATCTACGGGCCCAAAG GAGTTGGGGCTTTGTATGTCAGGAGAAGGCCCAGAGTTCGTATTGAGCCTTTGCAGAATGGAGGTGGTCAGGAAAGGGGCCTACGTTCAGGTACTGTGCCCACACCTCTAGCAGTGGGCCTCGGAGCTGCCTGTGAGATCGCCCAGCAAGAGATGGAG TATGATCACAAGCATGTGGCGATGCTTGCGAATCGCCTCATTCAGAAGATCATGTCTGAGATGGCTGATGTTATGTTGAATGGAGACCCAGAGCAGAGGTACCCAG gttGCATTAATTTATCATTTGCCTACGTTGAGGGGGAGAGTCTGTTGATGGCCCTAAAAGATGTTGCGCTTTCATCGGGAAG TGCCTGCACTTCTGCTTCCTTGGAGCCCTCATATGTACTCAGGGCAATGGGAACAGATGAGGACTTGGCACACTCTTCTATTAG GTTTGGAATCGGAAGATTTACTACAGAGGAGGAAGTAGACTACACAGCGGAGAAGTGCATTCAGCAGGTCAAACGGCTAAGAGAGATGAG TCCTTTATGGGAGATGGTTCAGGAGGGCATTGATCTTAAGAGCATCAAATGGACCCAGCATTGA
- the LOC127426301 gene encoding RNA-binding protein 39-like isoform X2 has translation MKDDNKSLSTNGHEERSKKKKKSRTRSRSKSRERKRSRSRDHKKSHDRRRSRSRDRKRSRSKERRRSRSKERGGRYKAPFSGLKFNGGPRGKTGPPPAIKLSRRRSRSRSPFKKDKSPIRQPIDNLTPEERDARTVFCMQLAARIRPRDLEEFFSAVGKVRDVRIISDRNSRRSKGIAYIEFVDSTSVPLAIGLSGQRLLGVPIIVQASQAEKNRAAAMANNLQKGSSGPMRLYVGSLHFNITEDMLRGIFEPFGRIDSIQLMMDSETGRSKGYGFITFADAECAKKALEQLNGFELAGRPMKVGHVTERTDASTASSFLDNDELERTGIDLGTTGRLQLMARLAEGTGLQIPPAAQQALQMSGSMVAMAAATAAMNPGLSFNINVPTNQALNLPSQPIATHCFQLSNMFNPNSENDMGWEVEIQDDVIEECNKHGGVIHIYVDKKSAEGNVYVKCPTIPAAMAAVSALHGRWFGGKMITAAYVPLPTYHNLFPESVQATQLLMPSRR, from the exons ATGAAG GATGACAACAAGTCCTTAAGTACCAATGGCCACGAAGAACGGAGCAAGAA GAAAAAGAAGAGCAGGACTCGCAGCAGAAGCAAAAGCAGGGAGCGGAAAAGAAGCAGGAGCCGCGACCATAAGAAGAGTCATGACCGCAGAAGGAGCCGCAGCAGAGACCGGAAACGTAGCCGCAGCAAGGAGAGACGCCGTTCCAGGAGCAAGGAGCGTGGTGGACGCTACAAAGCTCCTTT TTCTGGGCTGAAATTTAACGGTGGTCCCAGGGGGAAGACTGGCCCACCACCTGCCATCAAACTAAG CCGTAGAAGATCTAGAAGTCGCAGTCCTTTCAAGAAAGACAAAAGTCCTATAAG ACAGCCAATTGATAATCTCACCCCAGAGGAAAGGGATGCACGCACCGTGTTCTGCATGCAGCTGGCAGCCAGAATCCGACCACGAGACCTTGAGGAATTCTTCTCTGCAGTGGGAAAA GTAAGAGATGTGCGAATCATCTCTGACCGAAACTCCAGAAGATCCAAAGGAATTGCTTACATTGAGTTTGTGGATTCCACCTCTGTACCCTTGGCAATCGGCCTTTCTGGACAAAGACTTCTTGGAGTACCAATCATTGTCCAGGCTTCACAG GCTGAAAAGAACAGAGCAGCTGCAATGGCCAACAACTTGCAGAAGGGCAGTTCTGGACCTATGAGACTGTATGTTGGCTCATTGCATTTCAACATCACAGAGGACATGCTCAGAGGGATCTTTGAACCATTTGGAAGG attgaTAGTATTCAACTGATGATGGATAGTGAAACAGGAAGATCCAAAGGATATGGCTTTATCACA TTTGCTGATGCCGAATGTGCTAAGAAGGCTCTGGAACAGCTTAATGGCTTTGAGTTGGCTGGAAGACCAATGAAAGTGGGACATGTGACAGAGCGAACAGATGCCTCCACTGCCAGCTCCTTCCTGGACAATGATGAATTGGAAAGGACCGGCATTGATCTGGGAACCACTGGAAGGCTTCAACTCATGGCCAGACTAGCTGAAG gtacTGGTCTACAGATTCCACCCGCTGCACAGCAGGCTCTTCAGATGAGTGGCTCCATGGTAGCCATGGCTGCAGCTACTG ctgcTATGAACCCTGGACTGAGTTTTAACATTAATGTGCCCACAAACCAAGCTTTGAATCTACCGTCTCAACCAATTGCAACACACTGCTTCCAGCTCTCCAATATGTTCAATCCAAACTC AGAAAATGATATGGGCTGGGAAGTTGAAATTCAGGATGATGTCATTGAAGAGTGTAACAAACATGGTGGAGTCATACACATATATGTGGACAAGAAATCTGCGGAA GGAAATGTCTATGTGAAGTGTCCCACCATTCCTGCTGCCATGGCTGCAGTCAGTGCATTACATGGACGCTGGTTTGGAG gtaaAATGATCACAGCGGCTTATGTCCCTCTTCCCACATATCACAACCTTTTCCCAGAGTCAGTGCAAGCCACACAGCTTCTTATGCCCAGCCGCCGGTGA
- the LOC127426301 gene encoding RNA-binding protein 39-like isoform X1, which translates to MADDLDIEAMLEAPYRKDDNKSLSTNGHEERSKKKKKSRTRSRSKSRERKRSRSRDHKKSHDRRRSRSRDRKRSRSKERRRSRSKERGGRYKAPFSGLKFNGGPRGKTGPPPAIKLSRRRSRSRSPFKKDKSPIRQPIDNLTPEERDARTVFCMQLAARIRPRDLEEFFSAVGKVRDVRIISDRNSRRSKGIAYIEFVDSTSVPLAIGLSGQRLLGVPIIVQASQAEKNRAAAMANNLQKGSSGPMRLYVGSLHFNITEDMLRGIFEPFGRIDSIQLMMDSETGRSKGYGFITFADAECAKKALEQLNGFELAGRPMKVGHVTERTDASTASSFLDNDELERTGIDLGTTGRLQLMARLAEGTGLQIPPAAQQALQMSGSMVAMAAATAAMNPGLSFNINVPTNQALNLPSQPIATHCFQLSNMFNPNSENDMGWEVEIQDDVIEECNKHGGVIHIYVDKKSAEGNVYVKCPTIPAAMAAVSALHGRWFGGKMITAAYVPLPTYHNLFPESVQATQLLMPSRR; encoded by the exons ATGGCCGATGATTTGGACATTGAAGCGATGCTGGAGGCTCCATACAGAAAG GATGACAACAAGTCCTTAAGTACCAATGGCCACGAAGAACGGAGCAAGAA GAAAAAGAAGAGCAGGACTCGCAGCAGAAGCAAAAGCAGGGAGCGGAAAAGAAGCAGGAGCCGCGACCATAAGAAGAGTCATGACCGCAGAAGGAGCCGCAGCAGAGACCGGAAACGTAGCCGCAGCAAGGAGAGACGCCGTTCCAGGAGCAAGGAGCGTGGTGGACGCTACAAAGCTCCTTT TTCTGGGCTGAAATTTAACGGTGGTCCCAGGGGGAAGACTGGCCCACCACCTGCCATCAAACTAAG CCGTAGAAGATCTAGAAGTCGCAGTCCTTTCAAGAAAGACAAAAGTCCTATAAG ACAGCCAATTGATAATCTCACCCCAGAGGAAAGGGATGCACGCACCGTGTTCTGCATGCAGCTGGCAGCCAGAATCCGACCACGAGACCTTGAGGAATTCTTCTCTGCAGTGGGAAAA GTAAGAGATGTGCGAATCATCTCTGACCGAAACTCCAGAAGATCCAAAGGAATTGCTTACATTGAGTTTGTGGATTCCACCTCTGTACCCTTGGCAATCGGCCTTTCTGGACAAAGACTTCTTGGAGTACCAATCATTGTCCAGGCTTCACAG GCTGAAAAGAACAGAGCAGCTGCAATGGCCAACAACTTGCAGAAGGGCAGTTCTGGACCTATGAGACTGTATGTTGGCTCATTGCATTTCAACATCACAGAGGACATGCTCAGAGGGATCTTTGAACCATTTGGAAGG attgaTAGTATTCAACTGATGATGGATAGTGAAACAGGAAGATCCAAAGGATATGGCTTTATCACA TTTGCTGATGCCGAATGTGCTAAGAAGGCTCTGGAACAGCTTAATGGCTTTGAGTTGGCTGGAAGACCAATGAAAGTGGGACATGTGACAGAGCGAACAGATGCCTCCACTGCCAGCTCCTTCCTGGACAATGATGAATTGGAAAGGACCGGCATTGATCTGGGAACCACTGGAAGGCTTCAACTCATGGCCAGACTAGCTGAAG gtacTGGTCTACAGATTCCACCCGCTGCACAGCAGGCTCTTCAGATGAGTGGCTCCATGGTAGCCATGGCTGCAGCTACTG ctgcTATGAACCCTGGACTGAGTTTTAACATTAATGTGCCCACAAACCAAGCTTTGAATCTACCGTCTCAACCAATTGCAACACACTGCTTCCAGCTCTCCAATATGTTCAATCCAAACTC AGAAAATGATATGGGCTGGGAAGTTGAAATTCAGGATGATGTCATTGAAGAGTGTAACAAACATGGTGGAGTCATACACATATATGTGGACAAGAAATCTGCGGAA GGAAATGTCTATGTGAAGTGTCCCACCATTCCTGCTGCCATGGCTGCAGTCAGTGCATTACATGGACGCTGGTTTGGAG gtaaAATGATCACAGCGGCTTATGTCCCTCTTCCCACATATCACAACCTTTTCCCAGAGTCAGTGCAAGCCACACAGCTTCTTATGCCCAGCCGCCGGTGA